The Selenihalanaerobacter shriftii genome has a segment encoding these proteins:
- the cysD gene encoding sulfate adenylyltransferase subunit CysD, whose protein sequence is MDHLDKLENRAIHILREAYSEFGNLSMLWSIGKDSTVMLWLARKAFFGHVPIPLVHIDTDYKIPEMIEHRDRLAREWKLDMIYGQNTTALKEKQTFPDGNTTRIECCQKLKTAGLKNTLNGNWPRYRMNHNTGEYEIDKNTEPYTGVIVGVRADEEGTRSKERYFSPRDRNNDWDIGDQPPEFWDQYKTDFAPGTHVRIHPLLDWTELNIWEY, encoded by the coding sequence ATGGATCATTTAGATAAGTTAGAGAATAGAGCAATTCATATTTTAAGAGAGGCTTATAGTGAGTTTGGAAATTTAAGTATGTTATGGTCGATTGGTAAAGATAGTACAGTTATGTTATGGTTAGCAAGAAAAGCATTTTTTGGGCATGTGCCGATTCCATTGGTACATATAGATACTGATTATAAAATTCCGGAGATGATTGAGCATCGGGATAGATTGGCTAGGGAATGGAAGTTAGATATGATTTATGGTCAAAATACTACGGCTTTAAAAGAAAAGCAGACTTTTCCTGATGGGAATACGACTAGAATAGAATGTTGTCAAAAGTTGAAGACAGCAGGATTGAAGAATACTCTAAATGGTAATTGGCCTAGATATAGAATGAACCATAATACAGGAGAGTATGAGATAGACAAGAATACTGAGCCATATACTGGTGTAATCGTTGGAGTAAGAGCTGACGAAGAAGGTACTCGTTCGAAAGAGAGGTATTTCTCTCCACGAGATAGGAATAATGATTGGGATATTGGTGATCAGCCACCGGAGTTTTGGGATCAGTACAAGACTGATTTTGCGCCAGGTACTCATGTTAGAATTCATCCGTTATTAGACTGGACGGAGTTAAATATTTGGGAGTATAT
- a CDS encoding four helix bundle protein, which produces MRTEKSIVYKKAFDFSVRIVNLHKYLSDEKREYTLGKQVLRSGTSIGANIREGLEGQSRKDFVAKLSIALKEAAETEYWLELLNATEILEERIAKSLLTDVKEIIEILNSIIKTTRNSVDSK; this is translated from the coding sequence GTGAGAACTGAGAAGAGTATTGTTTATAAGAAAGCATTTGATTTTTCGGTTAGAATTGTCAATTTGCATAAGTATTTGTCAGATGAAAAACGAGAGTATACACTTGGTAAACAAGTGTTGCGTTCTGGGACTAGTATTGGAGCGAATATTCGAGAAGGATTGGAAGGACAGTCGAGAAAAGATTTTGTTGCTAAGTTATCAATTGCGTTAAAAGAAGCTGCGGAAACTGAGTATTGGCTTGAATTATTGAATGCAACTGAAATTTTAGAAGAAAGAATAGCTAAATCTTTATTAACTGACGTAAAGGAAATAATTGAAATTTTAAATTCTATAATAAAAACAACGAGAAATTCGGTTGATAGTAAATAA
- a CDS encoding sugar transferase, with product MARLESEINRSKVSQERAIKQQEINYRLYLANKRLIDIVGSIFGLILTLPIMLITAIVIKLESPGPIIFKQNRMGLNGKGFTIYKFRSMMKNAEKETGPIWARQNDSRITKVGKFIRKTRIDELPQFVNILRGEMSLVGPRPERPVFIKEFTKEYPHFEDRLLVKPGVTGLAQVTGGYNLSPHQKARLDLLYIEKQNLLLDIKVLVKTVLVVIFGDGAR from the coding sequence ATGGCAAGACTAGAATCGGAAATTAATAGATCTAAAGTTAGTCAAGAAAGAGCAATTAAACAACAAGAGATAAATTATCGTCTTTATTTAGCCAATAAAAGATTAATAGATATAGTAGGTTCGATATTTGGTTTAATATTAACATTGCCAATTATGCTTATTACAGCTATTGTGATTAAATTAGAAAGTCCTGGTCCAATTATATTTAAACAGAATAGGATGGGGCTGAATGGCAAGGGATTTACAATTTATAAGTTTAGATCTATGATGAAAAATGCAGAAAAAGAAACAGGGCCTATTTGGGCTCGTCAGAATGATTCAAGAATAACTAAAGTAGGGAAGTTTATTCGTAAGACTAGAATAGATGAGTTACCTCAGTTTGTTAATATATTAAGAGGTGAAATGTCTTTAGTAGGTCCTCGACCCGAAAGACCAGTTTTTATAAAAGAGTTTACTAAAGAGTATCCTCATTTTGAGGATAGACTATTAGTTAAGCCGGGAGTTACTGGATTAGCTCAGGTTACTGGAGGATATAACTTAAGCCCTCATCAAAAAGCAAGGTTAGATTTACTTTACATAGAAAAACAGAATTTATTATTAGATATTAAGGTATTAGTTAAGACTGTTTTAGTTGTGATCTTTGGTGATGGAGCTAGATAG
- a CDS encoding tyrosine-protein phosphatase, with product MIDLHTHILPGIDDGVKSVEEALEVAKEAKRQGVKKIVATPHYLDKDHHLTPKETNQQVNKLQKVFNQAGINIKILPGAEVYLTTDLGKRLKEKEVSTINNSRYLLVELPMAKAPSYVNGVFYDLKVMGYTPIISHPERYDYIIKNPNLLYKWIKDGAYAQLNAGSLLGIFGSRVQQTAEILVKHNLVQVIGSDLHSNGRRGECLEEGFKKLIELIGTKANLYLDNSELIINDKDIKLVKPLVYKESNNLVKRIFGKGLKIVFN from the coding sequence ATGATTGATTTACATACGCATATTTTACCTGGCATAGATGATGGAGTAAAGAGTGTAGAAGAAGCATTGGAAGTAGCTAAAGAAGCTAAGAGACAGGGAGTAAAGAAAATAGTAGCTACCCCTCATTATCTGGATAAAGACCATCACTTGACTCCAAAGGAGACTAATCAACAAGTGAACAAGTTACAGAAAGTATTTAATCAAGCAGGAATTAATATTAAAATTTTGCCAGGAGCTGAAGTTTATTTAACAACGGATTTAGGAAAGAGATTAAAAGAGAAAGAAGTAAGTACTATAAATAATAGTCGTTATTTATTAGTAGAACTTCCTATGGCTAAGGCCCCTAGTTATGTAAATGGGGTATTTTATGATTTAAAGGTGATGGGATATACTCCAATAATTAGTCATCCAGAGCGATATGATTATATTATTAAGAATCCTAATCTTCTTTATAAATGGATAAAAGACGGAGCTTATGCCCAGCTTAATGCAGGAAGCCTATTAGGTATATTTGGTTCTAGGGTACAGCAAACAGCGGAAATTTTAGTTAAGCATAATTTAGTTCAAGTTATAGGTTCTGATTTGCATTCTAATGGAAGACGGGGAGAGTGCTTAGAAGAGGGATTTAAAAAGTTAATTGAATTGATTGGAACTAAAGCTAATTTATATTTAGATAATTCTGAGTTAATTATTAATGATAAAGATATAAAGTTGGTTAAACCATTAGTTTATAAAGAATCAAATAATTTAGTCAAAAGGATATTTGGGAAGGGATTAAAGATAGTTTTTAACTGA
- a CDS encoding CpsD/CapB family tyrosine-protein kinase, protein MSNEVKQECQSRNYELMTEYNPKSPLAESYRTLRTNLRFLSPDNRLQTIAITSSIPGEGKSITVANLAISMVQDGQDVIIIDTDLRRPMQHRLFEVANYSGLSNILTNEIDLNDGLQETSISGLNIISSGMIPPNPAELLGSNKMEEVIKEAKGIADVVVIDCPPVIAVSDSRILTDKVDGVILVVASHETNGDAVVKSKEMLEQVQANIIGTILTKYPVQESSGYYSGYYQYY, encoded by the coding sequence ATGAGTAATGAAGTTAAGCAAGAATGCCAGAGTCGTAATTATGAGTTAATGACTGAATATAATCCTAAATCACCATTAGCAGAATCTTATAGAACATTAAGAACTAATCTTCGTTTCTTAAGTCCAGATAATCGGTTACAGACCATAGCGATAACTAGTAGTATACCAGGTGAAGGAAAGTCAATAACTGTTGCTAATTTAGCTATTTCCATGGTACAAGATGGGCAAGATGTAATTATTATTGATACTGATTTACGCAGGCCTATGCAACATCGTTTATTTGAGGTTGCTAATTATTCGGGATTAAGTAATATCCTAACGAATGAAATAGATTTAAATGACGGTTTACAAGAAACAAGTATTAGTGGATTAAATATAATCAGTAGTGGAATGATACCTCCTAATCCAGCGGAACTATTAGGATCAAATAAAATGGAAGAAGTAATTAAAGAAGCTAAAGGGATAGCAGATGTTGTAGTGATAGATTGTCCACCAGTAATTGCAGTAAGTGATTCGCGAATCTTAACAGATAAAGTAGATGGAGTTATATTAGTAGTGGCTTCTCATGAAACTAATGGAGATGCAGTAGTTAAATCTAAAGAAATGTTAGAGCAAGTACAGGCCAATATTATTGGCACTATTTTAACTAAATATCCAGTACAAGAATCAAGTGGATATTATAGTGGTTATTATCAATATTATTAG
- a CDS encoding GumC family protein, which produces MDNLSRNTTRFEEEMVEIDLREYADIIWKRKKIIIGLLLVALISSYIISGLMTKIYETSTLVMVKEDNGMESLFKDQMIPFSNSNDKIATYTQILKSRTIINQVIKKLDLRNKETRDLIKAKALRQKISVSSREGSQLITINVTYPDPIMAKRIANTLVKEFKEQNQQMNRSDLHGAGKFISEQLSNVKAKLAKLENDLLEYKNKEGVVLPEEQGKAALDKLTELEMAKAKAEVELKQGQASLDEVKSNLKEQDRSMISTRMISKNPLIQAYQKELFQLEIKLSGLNELYTEHNPQVIQIKNKIKEVKGRLAKVVKEIVSSKTEVVNPIYQSLKKRIITLQTKIIATQVQVKLYVQQIKDIEEELSTLPKKELTLARLQRESKVTESIYTMLMEKKEEIQIQEVMKTSDIIVVDSAIVNEEPIKPNTKLNIVIAAMLVIFVGLGIIFLIEYLDRTVKEEKDIERLTGLPVLGVIPKFDEVDHSQGYGRGDGDE; this is translated from the coding sequence ATGGATAATTTAAGTCGTAATACAACAAGATTTGAAGAAGAGATGGTAGAGATAGATTTGCGTGAGTATGCTGATATTATTTGGAAGCGTAAAAAAATAATTATAGGATTACTATTAGTAGCTTTAATTAGTAGTTATATTATTAGTGGATTAATGACTAAGATATATGAGACATCTACACTAGTAATGGTTAAAGAAGATAATGGCATGGAAAGTCTATTTAAAGATCAAATGATTCCATTTTCAAATAGTAATGATAAAATTGCTACATATACTCAGATTTTAAAGAGTAGGACGATTATAAATCAAGTAATTAAGAAACTCGATTTAAGAAATAAAGAGACTAGAGATTTAATAAAAGCAAAAGCTTTACGGCAAAAGATTAGTGTTAGTAGTAGAGAGGGAAGTCAATTAATTACTATTAATGTCACTTATCCTGATCCAATAATGGCTAAAAGAATAGCTAATACTTTAGTTAAAGAGTTTAAAGAACAGAATCAGCAAATGAATAGATCTGATTTGCATGGAGCAGGAAAGTTTATTTCAGAGCAATTAAGTAATGTTAAGGCTAAGTTGGCTAAGTTAGAAAATGACTTACTAGAGTATAAGAATAAGGAAGGTGTAGTTTTACCAGAAGAACAGGGTAAAGCAGCGTTGGATAAATTAACTGAACTAGAAATGGCTAAAGCTAAAGCAGAAGTAGAATTAAAGCAAGGTCAAGCTAGTTTAGATGAAGTGAAGAGTAATCTTAAAGAACAAGATAGGTCTATGATTTCAACTAGAATGATTTCAAAGAATCCTTTAATTCAAGCATATCAAAAAGAATTATTCCAATTAGAGATAAAATTAAGTGGGTTAAATGAATTGTATACTGAGCATAATCCACAAGTAATACAAATAAAGAATAAGATTAAAGAGGTTAAAGGACGTTTAGCAAAGGTAGTAAAAGAGATAGTCAGTTCTAAGACAGAAGTGGTCAATCCTATCTATCAGTCATTAAAGAAGAGGATCATTACATTACAGACTAAGATTATAGCTACTCAAGTACAAGTTAAGCTATATGTACAACAAATAAAAGATATTGAAGAGGAGTTAAGTACTTTACCTAAAAAAGAATTAACTTTAGCTCGATTACAAAGAGAGAGTAAAGTTACTGAAAGTATTTATACAATGTTAATGGAGAAGAAAGAAGAAATTCAGATTCAAGAAGTAATGAAGACTTCAGATATTATAGTAGTAGACTCAGCGATAGTAAATGAAGAACCAATTAAACCTAATACTAAACTTAATATAGTTATTGCTGCAATGTTAGTTATATTTGTTGGATTAGGCATTATTTTCTTAATAGAATATTTAGATAGAACAGTGAAGGAAGAGAAGGATATAGAGAGATTAACAGGTCTACCAGTATTAGGGGTAATTCCAAAGTTTGATGAAGTAGATCATTCCCAAGGTTATGGAAGGGGAGATGGAGATGAGTAA
- a CDS encoding polysaccharide biosynthesis/export family protein: protein MRQGMIVFSVILIFWFAICPVVLADNYRLNVDDQLYISVWGYPNLQQEVFIRPDGMISFPLIGEIQAEGLSINQLNKVMARRLKKYVKIKDSYVNITLKEYKKLRVMVLGEVNQPTSYVIKRGDRVLDAISLAGGTTQMADLNEVKLSRENESKVIDLEFLLNGEKQNQNYLLQDGDILHIPKSIIEVTVLGEVRQEGTYKLEDDYRLSNLIAQAGGLTDVAAQEVDYTSDGRIKKIDLSQISSYNSSQNITLHDGDTIYIPEAKYSWEKIFFIAGGLRTIKALF, encoded by the coding sequence ATGAGGCAAGGTATGATAGTATTCAGCGTTATATTGATATTTTGGTTTGCAATCTGCCCAGTAGTTTTAGCTGATAATTATAGGTTAAATGTTGATGATCAACTCTATATTTCGGTTTGGGGTTATCCTAACTTACAGCAAGAAGTATTTATTAGACCTGATGGGATGATAAGTTTTCCGTTAATTGGAGAGATTCAAGCAGAAGGTTTAAGTATTAATCAATTAAATAAAGTAATGGCTAGAAGATTAAAGAAATATGTAAAGATTAAGGACTCATATGTTAACATTACTTTAAAAGAATATAAGAAATTACGGGTAATGGTATTAGGAGAAGTTAATCAACCGACTAGTTATGTAATAAAGAGGGGAGATAGAGTTCTTGATGCTATTTCTTTAGCAGGTGGAACTACCCAAATGGCTGATTTAAATGAAGTGAAGTTAAGTCGAGAAAATGAATCTAAGGTAATAGATTTAGAATTTCTACTAAACGGTGAAAAGCAGAACCAAAACTATTTATTGCAAGATGGAGATATATTACATATTCCAAAGTCTATTATTGAAGTTACAGTCTTAGGTGAGGTAAGACAAGAGGGTACTTATAAATTAGAAGATGACTATCGTTTAAGCAACTTAATTGCGCAAGCGGGCGGCTTAACTGATGTTGCTGCTCAAGAAGTAGATTATACTTCAGATGGTAGGATTAAAAAGATAGATTTAAGCCAGATATCTTCTTATAATTCAAGTCAAAATATTACTTTGCATGATGGGGATACAATCTATATTCCAGAAGCTAAATATAGTTGGGAGAAGATATTCTTTATCGCAGGCGGATTACGGACAATAAAGGCACTATTTTAG
- a CDS encoding glycosyltransferase family 4 protein, translated as MRNLNILQINSAKVWGGGEVHLYQLCHGLAKRGHNVTVIGRKGSELVDRLSDLSIEVKELPLRGAADIESIIKIAAIIKNKDIDIIHLHMGRGYWLGILAHKLVRQGKVVITRHILSSLGQNFVHKWLYKSIDGFIAVSQAVKEILVNKNEFDESEIQVIYNGVDIDEFNLEIESGLKQELEIKEDEFLIGTVGRLGIKKNQELLIKAAAILKESNPEIKYVIVGKDSSPKKSYEQKLHRLIREFKVEDRVVLLGFRENISKILADLDLLVIPSKEESFGIIAVEGMAMEVPVIASGVGGLKEVIKDEETGILFAMDEVNELCESIIELIDNESKRDKLSKIGRREVERRFSVGRMLEETINLYHKLTGSSTGHL; from the coding sequence ATGCGAAATTTAAATATACTACAGATTAATTCTGCTAAGGTGTGGGGTGGTGGTGAGGTGCATCTTTATCAGTTATGTCACGGCTTAGCAAAGAGGGGGCATAATGTAACTGTAATAGGTCGGAAAGGGAGTGAATTGGTTGATAGATTAAGTGATTTATCAATTGAGGTAAAGGAACTACCATTAAGAGGAGCGGCTGATATTGAGTCGATTATAAAGATAGCTGCTATAATAAAGAATAAAGATATAGATATTATTCATTTACATATGGGAAGAGGATATTGGTTAGGTATTTTAGCACATAAGTTGGTAAGGCAAGGGAAGGTAGTAATTACACGGCATATTTTATCATCATTGGGTCAGAATTTTGTTCATAAATGGTTGTATAAGAGTATAGATGGGTTTATTGCAGTCTCTCAAGCGGTTAAAGAGATATTAGTAAATAAGAATGAATTTGATGAAAGTGAGATACAGGTGATTTATAATGGAGTTGATATAGATGAGTTTAATCTAGAGATTGAGTCGGGGTTAAAACAGGAGTTAGAAATTAAAGAAGATGAATTTCTAATAGGAACTGTTGGTAGATTAGGGATTAAGAAGAATCAAGAGTTATTAATTAAAGCTGCAGCTATACTTAAGGAAAGTAATCCAGAGATTAAGTATGTGATTGTAGGGAAGGATAGCAGTCCTAAGAAGAGTTATGAGCAGAAGTTACATAGGTTAATCCGAGAATTTAAAGTAGAAGATAGAGTAGTCTTATTAGGCTTTAGAGAAAATATATCAAAAATATTGGCTGATTTAGATTTGCTGGTAATACCTTCTAAGGAAGAGTCGTTTGGTATTATAGCTGTAGAAGGTATGGCAATGGAGGTGCCGGTGATTGCAAGTGGAGTAGGAGGACTAAAAGAGGTAATTAAAGATGAAGAGACAGGTATATTATTTGCTATGGATGAGGTGAATGAATTGTGTGAATCTATTATTGAGTTAATTGATAATGAAAGCAAGAGAGATAAATTAAGTAAAATAGGAAGAAGAGAGGTAGAGAGAAGGTTTAGTGTTGGAAGAATGTTAGAAGAAACTATAAATTTATACCATAAATTAACAGGTAGTTCTACCGGTCATCTTTAA
- a CDS encoding ATP-binding protein, which translates to MIKRDLKEVLNKGVSFSSFFFHFDLTGVDGTSLKDINLTKVDEYFSRYDIDFINESEEDKVRLLQNTDILTGENKATVGGLLIFGINPQRYLLNASISFARFKGKEMGSELIDKKVIDGTLDIQIDTAFSLIKNNIINPSDIVETKRVDKNETYPDKVFRELIVNACVHRDYSIFGSRIRILFFDDRIEFINPGRLPNTVTIEKLKAGVSYAVNPVIVKFMENLRYIDKLGRGLPMVYQEVKKRDKKVLFEEIGEEFKVTLYL; encoded by the coding sequence ATGATAAAAAGGGATCTAAAAGAAGTTTTGAATAAAGGAGTTAGTTTTTCGAGCTTTTTCTTTCACTTTGATCTTACAGGAGTAGATGGTACTTCATTAAAGGATATTAATTTAACTAAAGTAGATGAATATTTCTCTAGGTATGATATTGATTTCATAAATGAAAGTGAAGAGGACAAAGTAAGATTATTACAAAATACTGATATATTAACTGGGGAAAATAAAGCAACAGTTGGTGGCTTGCTTATTTTTGGTATAAATCCACAGAGATATCTATTGAATGCTTCAATTTCTTTTGCTAGATTTAAAGGAAAAGAAATGGGATCAGAGTTAATTGATAAAAAGGTGATAGATGGAACTTTAGATATTCAGATAGATACTGCATTTTCTTTAATAAAAAATAATATAATAAATCCATCTGATATAGTTGAGACCAAACGAGTGGATAAAAATGAAACTTATCCAGATAAGGTATTTAGAGAACTAATTGTAAATGCTTGTGTACATAGAGATTATTCGATCTTTGGATCTAGGATAAGAATATTATTTTTTGATGATAGAATTGAGTTTATAAATCCAGGTAGACTACCTAATACTGTAACGATAGAAAAACTGAAAGCTGGAGTTTCATATGCGGTTAATCCTGTAATTGTTAAGTTTATGGAAAATCTGAGGTATATTGATAAATTAGGACGGGGCCTACCTATGGTTTATCAGGAGGTAAAGAAGCGAGACAAAAAGGTTCTTTTTGAAGAAATAGGAGAAGAATTTAAGGTTACTTTGTATTTATAA
- a CDS encoding NAD-dependent epimerase/dehydratase family protein, with protein sequence MKHLITGVAGFIGSNLAEELLARGKEVIGVDCFTDYYARELKEKNLKDIIDNDNFEFIEANLLDLDLVELLNGVDYVYHQAAQAGVRASWGQTFDIYTNNNIRATQQLLEAAKETDIKKIVYASSSSVYGDTDQLPMKETNRLQPVSPYGVSKLAAENLCYLYWKNFGVSTVSLRYFTVFGERQRPDMAFHIFIKAILTDGKITIFGDGKQSRNFTYVGDVVQANILAAESDVKGEIFNVGGAGERVTLNKTIETIEEIIGKRVEKEYQAVAKGDVKHTEADETKIRKMLGYKPKVGLKEGLEREVEWLKGIYDA encoded by the coding sequence ATGAAACATTTAATAACAGGAGTTGCAGGTTTTATCGGTTCAAATTTAGCTGAAGAATTATTAGCTAGAGGAAAAGAAGTAATTGGTGTTGATTGTTTCACTGATTATTATGCTCGAGAATTAAAAGAAAAAAATTTGAAAGATATTATAGATAATGATAATTTTGAATTTATTGAGGCTAACTTACTTGATTTAGACTTGGTAGAATTATTGAATGGAGTAGATTATGTGTATCACCAGGCTGCTCAAGCAGGAGTTAGAGCAAGTTGGGGACAGACGTTTGATATTTATACTAATAATAATATTAGAGCAACACAGCAATTGTTAGAAGCAGCTAAGGAAACAGATATTAAGAAGATAGTATATGCTTCCTCCTCTTCTGTTTATGGTGATACTGATCAGTTACCTATGAAAGAAACGAATAGATTACAGCCAGTTTCTCCATATGGGGTCTCTAAATTAGCTGCGGAGAATTTATGTTATTTATATTGGAAGAACTTTGGTGTATCGACAGTTTCATTACGATACTTTACTGTATTTGGAGAAAGACAACGCCCAGATATGGCTTTTCATATCTTTATTAAAGCTATTTTAACTGATGGTAAGATAACTATTTTTGGTGATGGGAAGCAGTCAAGAAACTTTACCTATGTAGGAGATGTTGTACAAGCTAATATCTTAGCAGCAGAAAGTGACGTTAAAGGTGAAATATTTAATGTTGGTGGTGCTGGAGAACGAGTTACTTTAAATAAAACCATAGAGACTATAGAAGAGATTATTGGTAAGAGAGTAGAAAAAGAATATCAAGCCGTTGCCAAAGGTGATGTAAAACATACTGAGGCGGACGAAACTAAGATTAGAAAAATGTTAGGATATAAGCCGAAAGTAGGTTTAAAGGAAGGGTTAGAGCGAGAAGTGGAGTGGTTAAAGGGGATATATGATGCATAA
- a CDS encoding lipopolysaccharide kinase InaA family protein, protein MITLNLHNEKFNSKIKVHYTGEIKRELCEKLIDYFWLNNSSEFKDEIKLVKESKRRGIKVFRLSYNNQNYYLKKNSHTRISKKIQIFLRGPEGVRNLKNVNKLLQANISTAKPLFALTKRNLVSHDSIFITEKADGIGLNEYIRFGNLNNNERIIQSLGRLWAKLINNNFSHQDPALDNFFININKEKVKWTLIDLDDIYSMPFLPKIVVMHTLARFIAKIYIFSFKYDISLFKGRELILFLKEFYRNYNRNFGFEKLVNKIEKLVINKIIKRDKKDMILSDESLIGIYNKYK, encoded by the coding sequence ATGATAACATTGAATTTACATAATGAAAAATTTAATTCTAAAATTAAAGTTCATTATACAGGAGAAATTAAAAGAGAGCTTTGTGAGAAATTAATTGATTATTTTTGGTTAAATAATAGTAGTGAATTTAAAGATGAGATTAAGTTAGTTAAGGAAAGTAAAAGGCGAGGAATTAAAGTCTTTAGATTAAGCTATAATAATCAAAATTATTACTTGAAAAAAAATTCTCATACAAGAATAAGTAAAAAAATACAAATTTTTTTAAGAGGGCCAGAGGGAGTTAGAAATTTAAAAAATGTAAATAAATTATTACAAGCTAATATTTCAACTGCGAAACCTCTTTTTGCTTTAACAAAACGTAATTTAGTGAGTCATGATAGTATATTTATTACTGAAAAAGCAGATGGTATAGGGTTAAATGAATATATAAGATTTGGTAATTTGAATAATAATGAAAGAATAATACAATCTTTAGGTAGGCTATGGGCTAAATTAATTAATAATAATTTCTCACATCAAGACCCTGCTTTAGATAATTTCTTTATTAATATCAATAAAGAAAAAGTTAAATGGACTTTAATAGACTTAGATGATATCTATTCGATGCCATTTTTACCTAAAATAGTTGTAATGCATACTTTAGCTAGGTTTATTGCTAAAATTTATATTTTTTCATTTAAATATGATATAAGTTTATTTAAAGGTAGAGAACTAATTTTATTTTTAAAAGAGTTTTACAGAAATTATAATAGGAATTTCGGTTTTGAGAAATTAGTTAACAAGATTGAAAAATTAGTTATAAATAAAATAATTAAAAGAGATAAAAAGGATATGATTTTATCTGATGAAAGTTTAATAGGTATATATAATAAGTATAAATAA
- a CDS encoding O-antigen ligase family protein, whose protein sequence is MKFNKEDIANKLDRFLKVGLYVWVFMIPVSIGGMNTMAGILFFVFLFRMILKRNYNLYNGKLNKAVLSFTFIILLSSLTAYESYLVIDEFISSILSYLLIYYLIVNLIKDNEEVKKVLSTYWVASIIAASYAGYSHFINDVARASGFTHNPNRLGATMMMFIIFNFALFLFKENKKMLFLGLIGIGFGFLGLVASVSRGALIATFIGTFIISLLKDKRVLILFIVGALLLGFFLPQNYKARLEKLSDFQSNNVQQRWLMYKAGLKIFKEQPLLGIGFNNIELIYDKYNLPQVNYEHVHLHNLFINVAVEMGMLGVVNLLFLLYIILKKSWVLFNKKQNFLIVAVIGIINGQIFYNLVDTNYHAPEVALIFIVFISLMCVKEKIVINNF, encoded by the coding sequence ATGAAATTTAATAAAGAAGATATAGCAAATAAATTAGACCGATTTCTTAAAGTAGGTTTGTATGTCTGGGTTTTTATGATACCAGTTTCTATTGGTGGAATGAATACTATGGCGGGGATATTATTTTTTGTTTTTTTATTTCGAATGATTTTAAAACGGAATTATAATTTATATAATGGAAAATTAAATAAAGCTGTTTTGAGTTTCACTTTTATAATTTTATTATCATCACTTACTGCTTATGAGAGTTATTTAGTTATAGATGAATTTATAAGTTCTATTTTATCTTATTTATTGATATATTACTTAATAGTAAATCTTATAAAGGATAATGAGGAAGTAAAGAAAGTATTATCTACTTATTGGGTAGCAAGTATTATTGCAGCTAGTTATGCAGGATATAGTCATTTCATAAATGATGTTGCTAGAGCTTCTGGATTTACTCATAATCCTAATCGCTTAGGTGCAACTATGATGATGTTTATTATATTTAATTTTGCACTATTTTTATTTAAAGAAAATAAAAAGATGCTGTTTTTAGGTTTGATAGGGATAGGGTTTGGGTTTTTAGGTTTAGTAGCTTCAGTTTCTAGAGGAGCTTTGATTGCAACTTTTATTGGAACATTTATAATTTCTTTATTAAAAGACAAAAGAGTACTAATTTTATTTATAGTAGGTGCTTTACTATTAGGTTTCTTTTTACCTCAGAATTATAAAGCAAGATTAGAAAAGTTAAGTGATTTTCAGAGTAATAATGTTCAACAAAGGTGGTTAATGTATAAAGCAGGATTGAAGATTTTTAAAGAACAACCGCTGTTAGGAATTGGATTTAATAATATTGAATTAATTTATGATAAATATAATCTACCTCAAGTTAATTATGAACATGTTCATTTGCATAATTTATTTATTAATGTAGCTGTGGAAATGGGAATGTTGGGTGTAGTCAATTTATTATTTTTGTTATATATTATATTAAAAAAGAGTTGGGTTTTATTTAATAAAAAACAAAATTTTCTTATTGTTGCTGTAATAGGAATTATTAATGGGCAAATTTTTTACAATTTAGTTGACACTAATTATCATGCACCAGAAGTAGCGTTAATATTTATAGTTTTTATAAGCCTAATGTGTGTGAAAGAAAAAATAGTAATTAATAACTTTTGA